The following are encoded in a window of Candidatus Woesearchaeota archaeon genomic DNA:
- a CDS encoding tRNA (guanine-N1)-methyltransferase — MLGIKIPLGIAEKIKREIIEKDALDNNYKYIKEKEYIIFPLKKQIKVEGAEISEFDFVKNNKPKDMKEILKDELSEEEFEKLKTAHDTIGNIAILEIDEDLRDKEEIIAKALLESNKQIKTVLRKDGCHEGDFRVQKMKFLAGLDTRETVTVENRVRLKLNVETVYYSPRLSTERKRIYEQIKPGETILVMFSGCAPFPCVISKNTEAKEIIGIEINPAGHDYGVENLKINKLDNVVLINDDVKDIVPLFVDRNVRFDRIVMPAPHNANDFLGEAMSIAKKSTIVHFYDFQHEDNFKEVEGKAEKAAEEAGFKYKKIDLVKAGQHAPHVFRVCLDFVVN; from the coding sequence ATGTTAGGCATAAAAATTCCTCTTGGCATTGCTGAGAAAATTAAAAGAGAAATAATTGAAAAGGATGCTCTTGATAATAATTATAAGTATATTAAAGAGAAAGAGTACATAATTTTTCCTTTGAAAAAACAAATTAAGGTTGAAGGAGCTGAGATTTCTGAGTTTGATTTTGTTAAAAATAATAAGCCAAAAGATATGAAGGAAATTCTTAAGGATGAATTGTCTGAAGAAGAATTCGAGAAATTGAAGACAGCTCATGATACAATAGGCAATATTGCTATTCTCGAGATTGATGAAGATCTTAGAGATAAAGAAGAAATTATTGCTAAAGCCCTACTTGAGTCCAATAAACAGATTAAGACAGTTCTTCGTAAAGATGGATGTCATGAAGGTGATTTTCGTGTTCAGAAAATGAAGTTTCTTGCAGGACTTGATACTAGGGAAACTGTGACTGTTGAGAACAGAGTTAGGTTGAAGTTAAATGTTGAGACTGTTTATTATTCTCCTAGATTGAGCACGGAAAGAAAAAGAATTTATGAACAAATAAAACCAGGAGAAACCATTCTAGTCATGTTTTCTGGATGCGCTCCGTTTCCTTGCGTTATATCCAAGAACACAGAAGCTAAAGAAATTATAGGTATAGAGATAAATCCTGCAGGTCATGATTATGGCGTTGAAAATTTAAAGATTAATAAGCTTGATAATGTTGTTTTAATAAATGATGATGTAAAAGATATTGTGCCTTTATTTGTTGATCGTAATGTAAGATTTGATCGTATTGTTATGCCCGCGCCGCATAATGCGAATGATTTTTTGGGTGAAGCAATGTCTATTGCGAAAAAAAGCACAATAGTTCATTTTTATGATTTTCAACATGAGGATAATTTTAAAGAGGTTGAAGGTAAAGCAGAAAAGGCAGCAGAAGAGGCAGGTTTCAAATATAAAAAGATTGATCTTGTCAAAGCTGGTCAGCATGCGCCTCATGTTTTTAGGGTGTGTTTAGATTTTGTTGTCAATTAG